TTCAGGAAATGATCGGTATGAGAAACACATCAGGTGGTCCTTCTGTCCAAGAGTTCGGCCACTATGCCGGTTACTACAGCCTCACTCGTTCGAAATCAGCCAAGTAATATTTCCGGTTTAATCAGGATGTGTTTTAATTAAATCGGTTTAGTCGTTGGTCGAAAATTTAGCACTTAACCAATTGATTTTGTTTTGTTTTTAATGTGCATGTTTTGTTTTCCTACAGGATGTTCTATTTCTTCTTTGAGTCACGGACCAACAATAGCGATCCGGTTGTGATATGGTTATCCGGTGGACCGGGTTGTAGTAGCAGTGTGGCTCTGTTCTATGAGAACGGTCCTTTCACAATATCGGATGATCTCTCTCTTTCTTGGAACGATTTTGGTTGGGACAAGGTTTGTTGGTTTAGTTTAGATGGGACAAGCGTGTTTCTTGTAACACAAGAAACATATTATAATCTACAACCTTCCTATAACTCAACTACTATTTCTTGTTACGCAATGCACATGTTGATATACAATATTCTTATTACTCAATTACTTTTGTTCCGATAGGTATCCAATCTAATATACGTGGACCAACCGGTCGGGACCGGTTTCAGTTACGTATCGGACCTTAGCGATCTCCGGCACGACGAGACTGGTGTCAGCAACGATCTTTACGATTTCTTACAGGTTTGACTGTTATTTAAATATTGCAAAATGATTGTTATTATAATTTCAATGATTTGAGGTTTTATTTAAATATTGGTAGGCCTTTTTCAAAGAACATCCCAAATATGCAAAAAATGATTTCTATATTACTGGTGAATCTTATGCTGGCCACTACATTCCGGCTTTGGCTTCACGAGTTCACAGTGGCAACAAGAATAACGAAGGAGTTCCAATCAACCTTAAGGTAAATCTTATATTGTCGTTTCTTTAGTGACCAAATTTCTGGTTTAATCTTGGTTTAAAATCAGGGTTTTGCGATTGGTAACGGTTTAACCAATCCGGAGATTCAATATGGTGCATATGGGGATTATGCACTGGAAATGAAGTTGATTTCTGAGTCTGATCACGAGAGTCTCAAACAAGACTATGCTGATTGTCAAAGTGTCACCAAACAATGCAGTAACTTCCATAATTTTTTTGAATTTTTTGTGATTCAGGTTCAGACTTAAAAGCTTTGAATCTATTAGAAAAAAATTGTTTTTTTCAATTTCAGACCTTAATGGTGGTGAAGAATGTACTTCTGCTTACCGAACTTGCAACAACATCTTCGACCAGATAATGAGCAAAATAGAAGGCACAAATGTAAGCGTAGTTATAGAGAACACACCAGTTAAACAATTTCTCCCTGTGTTTGACACGAAAAAAAAAAAACTATTTCTCTATGTTTTTTTTTTTTACAAATATTTTCTCGGTTATTTTGAAGTACTATGACGTGAGGAAGAAATGTGTGGGAGATTTGTGCTATGACTTTTCGAAGATGGAAACATTCTTGAACCAAGAAAACGTCCGCAAAGCGCTAGGGGTTCGAGATGTCAAATTTGTGTCGTGTAGTACCACAGTTTATGATGGAATGCTGGA
This genomic interval from Brassica oleracea var. oleracea cultivar TO1000 chromosome C2, BOL, whole genome shotgun sequence contains the following:
- the LOC106325399 gene encoding serine carboxypeptidase-like 47; translation: MEAKTFLPHFILFVFICSHSASSRILNKPSNFSSSASLPSRNAERLIRSFNLMPEHDVNIITKGSPDAPRLVESQINFQEMIGMRNTSGGPSVQEFGHYAGYYSLTRSKSAKMFYFFFESRTNNSDPVVIWLSGGPGCSSSVALFYENGPFTISDDLSLSWNDFGWDKVSNLIYVDQPVGTGFSYVSDLSDLRHDETGVSNDLYDFLQAFFKEHPKYAKNDFYITGESYAGHYIPALASRVHSGNKNNEGVPINLKGFAIGNGLTNPEIQYGAYGDYALEMKLISESDHESLKQDYADCQSVTKQCNLNGGEECTSAYRTCNNIFDQIMSKIEGTNYYDVRKKCVGDLCYDFSKMETFLNQENVRKALGVRDVKFVSCSTTVYDGMLEDWMVNLAVKIPALVEDGINVLVYAGEYDLICNWLGNSRWVEQMNWSGQKDFGATKTVPFLVDGKEAGLMKNHGPLTFLKVHDAGHLVPMDQPKASLQMLQTWMQGKLAAPGATGRP